One Ilumatobacter fluminis genomic window, GGCCTGGAGGGCCAGCGGAGCCGAGGCGGCCAGCTCGTGGGCCCACGCTTCGGCCACGGAGCGTTCGGCGCCGGGATCGGCAACCCGATCGACGAGACCGATCGACGCGCCTTCGAGCCCATCGATGCGTCGACCGGAGTACAGCAGATCTTGTGTCATCTGGTGGCCGACGATCCGGGGCAGCGTCGCGGTGAGTCCGAACCCGTGGTGGAAGCCGAGCCGAGCGAAGTTCGCCTGGAGCCGCGTCGCCGAGCTGGCGACGCGGAAGTCGGCAGCGCATGCGAGCCCGAGTCCGCCTCCGATCGCCGAACCCTGGACCGCCGCCACGATCGGGAGGCGGATCTCGAACAACCGCAGCGCTTCGGCGTAGAGCGCCGTGGCTTGGGTGTCGCGTTGCGGACCGGTCGCAGTGACCGAGAAGTTCGCTCCGGCACAGAAGTGCCGGTCTTCGGAGCAGAGCACGAGGGCCCGGTAGCCGGACGCTTCGAGCGCTGCAGCGGCCTGACTGATCGCCACGAGGAGTTCGCGGTCGAAGTAGTTGGCCGGTCCGCGTTGGATCTCGAGGACGCCGACGTGGCCGTCGGTTCGGACGTCGAGGTCGGAGGAACTCATACCGTTTCCCCAGCGGGTCCGGGCGTGTCGTCGAGGAGCAGCGCGGCGAGGCTCGGGGCGGTGGCGGCCAACTCGCCGAACTGACCGGCGAGTTCGAGGTCGGTACCGAACGCGTCTCGCCACAGGTGCAGCCGCCGTGTCAGCCGATGGAGTCGGTACTCG contains:
- a CDS encoding enoyl-CoA hydratase/isomerase family protein translates to MSSSDLDVRTDGHVGVLEIQRGPANYFDRELLVAISQAAAALEASGYRALVLCSEDRHFCAGANFSVTATGPQRDTQATALYAEALRLFEIRLPIVAAVQGSAIGGGLGLACAADFRVASSATRLQANFARLGFHHGFGLTATLPRIVGHQMTQDLLYSGRRIDGLEGASIGLVDRVADPGAERSVAEAWAHELAASAPLALQAMRATLRGPLVAEVEQALRREQTEQARLWQTSDSQEGIAASLERRPPVFTGE